The following proteins are co-located in the Telopea speciosissima isolate NSW1024214 ecotype Mountain lineage chromosome 9, Tspe_v1, whole genome shotgun sequence genome:
- the LOC122640846 gene encoding uncharacterized protein LOC122640846 gives MSYCCSQWWLLSLAIFLLALTVQANENVVKTAVFLSPKFVLGPGQVEDKIYYNIDFPRGHIAIKEFNGEVVDELGNSVPLHETYLHHWVVQRYNAPKGVKVPEGNGDQELHFSKNFAVRNAGVCQGRVLGQEFGIGSETRKTKVYVPDPYGIEAGNTVEIPNGFEERWMLNIHAIDTRGVVDRLGCTECRCDLYNITRDKSGRPLRPGYTGGLFCCYDQTQCKLQEGFENIKRSLYLRYTVKWVDWEDTIVPVKVYIFDVTDTGTSGCQIEYDVESCGGNDLGNSRCVDTKKSKIVIPGGGEIIYGVAHQHSGGVGSTLYGEDGRVLCSSLPIYGEGQEPGNEAGYIVGMSSCYPQPGTVKVFEKETLILESNYNSTQKHTGVMGLFYILVADSPPKLMPSLKTYVHYQWALILIGVAVAVIVGVGYLRRDQRERGYQSIVMNH, from the exons ATGTCATATTGTTGTTCTCAATGGTGGCTGCTTTCACTGGCAATATTTCTCTTGGCTTTAACGGTTCAAGCTAATGAAAATGTGGTGAAAACTGCTGTCTTCCTATCTCCAAAGTTTGTGCTTGGACCAGGACAAGTGGAGGATAAAATCTACTATAATATTGACTTTCCAAGAGGTCATATTGCAATTAAGGAATTTAATGGTGAAGTGGTTGATGAGTTGGGAAATTCTGTGCCTCTTCATGAAACTTATCTCCACCACTGGGTTGTACAAAGATATAATGCTCCCAAGGGTGTGAAAGTCCCTGAGGGTAATGGTGATCAAGAGCTCCACTTTTCAAAGAATTTTGCAGTGAGAAATGCTGGAGTATGTCAGGGGAGGGTTCTGGGGCAGGAGTTTGGTATTGGATCTGAAACACGCAAAACAAAGGTTTATGTTCCAGATCCTTATGGTATAGAAGCTGGGAATACAGTGGAAATTCCTAATGGCTTTGAGGAGAGATGGATGCTCAACATTCATGCAATTGATACACGAGGTGTGGTGGACCGGTTGGGATGCACAGAATGCAGGTGTGACCTCTACAATATCACAAGGGATAAGTCTGGCCGGCCTTTGCGTCCAGGGTATACTGGAGGCCTATTTTGTTGTTATGATCAAACACAGTGCAAGCTGCAAGAAGGTTTTGAGAATATTAAGAGAAGCCTCTACTTGAGATATACTGTAAAATGGGTTGACTGGGAAGACACTATTGTGCCTGTTAAGGTTTATATATTTGATGTTACTGATACAGGGACAAG TGGTTGTCAG ATAGAGTATGATGTTGAGTCTTGTGGTGGCAATGATTTGGGAAATAGTAGGTGCGTAGATACCAAGAAATCGAAAATTGTCATCCCCGGTGGGGGTGAGATTATTTATGGTGTTGCCCACCAACACTCCGGGGGAGTTGGTTCGACTCTATATGGAGAG GATGGTCGagttttatgttcttctttacCAATTTATGGAGAAGGGCAGGAACCAGGCAATGAGGCTGGTTACATTGTGGGAATGTCCTCCTGCTATCCTCAACCAGGCACAGTTAAGGTATTTGAGAAGGagactttgattttggagtcCAACTACAACAGCACCCAAAAGCATACAGGTGTGATGGGCCTCTTCTACATATTGGTTGCAGACTCACCACCAAAGCTCATGCCTTCATTAAAAACTTATGTTCAT TATCAATGGGCATTAATTTTGATTGGAGTGGCTGTAGCTGTTATTGTTGGTGTTGGTTATCTTCGAAGGGATCAAAGAGAACGCGGTTACCAGTCCATAGTGATGAACCATTAA